The sequence below is a genomic window from Streptomyces sudanensis.
ACACCGGGCAGGGGGCGCGTCGCAGGGGGCGTGAGGCCCGGCTAGCCGGGGTCCGGGGAGTCCCGGGCCTCCGGTGCCAGCGTGCCGACGGCGTAGCGGTCGTAGATGTCGAGGAGGTCCTCCTCGGCATCCAGCCGGATTTCCGGCGGCATCCGGCACACCAGTGCCGACAGGCGGGCCAGGGCGGTCAGCCCCGGCAGCCCCGCCGCGTCGGCGGCCGGCAGCGGCTCGGCCTGCGGCCATTCCGCCGCCAACTGCCGCAGGCAGCCTCGTCTGGCTCCGGCCTCGGTGGTGTCCGGGTCCTCCTCGGCCACGTGCCACAGCCCGGCCGTCGGGATCACCCGGCAGGCCCGGACCAGTCGGCGCCGCAGCGCCGGGTCCGCGTCCTCCCAGGAGGCCGGCAGGCCGGCGGGCCCGCCTAGGGAGGCGGAGGCCAGCGCCTCCGCCTCACCCAGGCGGTCCCGGTCCACTCCGACCGCGGTCAGCCCGTACGGCCTGACCCCGTGCCAGTCGAGGACGGCCACCACGGCACCGCTGGCATTCCCGGTCACCCGACGCACATCTCGTTCTTGCCCAGCAGGTAGTTGGTGTCGTAGTTCCGCACGGTCGCGCGGATCTTCGTCCCCGTGCCGTTCGGACCGCTGGCGATCATGAACTCACCCACGCCCTTGTAATAGTGGCAGGCGCCCCGCGGACCCCAGTTCACCACGGCGCGGGCTTTGTACTTCCCGTTGCCGGACTCGTAACCGGTGGTGCCCACCTTCTCCCACCCGTACCAGCGCGACCGGTACAGCGCCACCCGGATGGAGTAACTGGGCACCTTCTTCTTGCACTTGGAACCCCTAACGAAATGATCTTCGTAGTGGTTGGGTTGCTCCGGGACCGTTGATCGGGGTGTGGGGTGGCTCGGCCGAAGCCGTGGGAAGTCGACGACGAGCTGTGGGGTGATCGAGCCGCTGCTGCCCGAGGTCGAGCGTCGGGTGCGGCATCCAGGGCGGAAGCGGCATCCGGACCGGCTGGTGTTTCAGGGCATCCTGTTCGTCCTGCACACCGGGATCAGATGGGAACACCTCCCGCAGGAACTCGGCTTCAGGGTCGGGCATGACCTGCTGGCGCCGCTTGGCCGAGTGGACGGAGGCCGGCGTCTGGCCCCGGCTCCACGAGGTCCTCCTGGCCAAGCTCCGCAGCGCGAATGCCCTGGACTTCTCCCTGGCAGCTGTGGACGGCTCTCATACCCGGGCGTTAAAGGGGGATCCAAGACGGGACGAAGCCCTGTCGACCGGGGCAGGACGGGCAGCAAGCACCACCTGATCACCGACGCCACCGGCATCCCGTTCGCCGTCACCCTGACCGGCGGCAACCGCAATGACGTCACCCAGCTCATTCCACTGCTCCAGGCAGTGCCGTCCGTTCGGGGCAAGCGCGGCCGGCCCAGGCGCCGCCCCGACGTCGTGCTTGGTGACCGCGGTTACGACCACGACAAGTACCGCCGCCCGGTCCGGGATCTCGGAGTGAAGCCGCTCATCGCCCGCCGTGGCACCGAGCACGGCTCCGGGCTCGGTACTCAACGCTGGGTCGTGGAACGCGCCTTCGCTCATCTGCACTGGTTCCGCCGCCTGCGTATCCGCTGGGAGATCCGCGATGACGTCCACGAAGCCTTCCTGAGCCGGGGATGCGCACTCATCTGCTGGCGCCGTCTCTCACAGCTGGTCCGGGACACCCCTGCCCAGTAGCCATCCCTTGACGCCCGAGGAACTGTCCAGGAGTCGGCTGACCTGCATGCCCTCGTCCCGTGAGGTCACCCTTCGTAGTGGGGTGAAGTCGTCGGGAAGCACGTCCGGCCAGCTCACCACGCGGCCACCCGCACGCAGAGTGATCAACAATTCGCACCGAATCTGACGTGGAACGTCCGGACGGTGGGACAGGCTGTTCCACAGGGCCGGCCACGGATAGTGGGTGCCATCGGGCGCCGCATTCGCCCGCGCCCATGCCGGGTCCAACCGCTGGTTGAGGCTGAGCTCACATGCCCGCTCCTCCAGCCTGGCCAGCGAGGCCGTATCGAGGACCTTCACCTCCCGAGGTGCCGGTTCATCCGAGTTCATCGCCCCATGCTGCCCGACAGCGCCCCAGCGCCTGGAACCGACCCACCGAAGATCATTTCGTTAGGAGTTCTAAGGCCGCCCCTTCCAGCGCCGAGACCGCGGTCAGTAAGGAGACCGCCGCAGCGGTCCTCCGTATGGGCGGAGGGGTGAACCGGCCCCGGGCAAGGGACGGGCCGGTGAACGGAAAACGCCCCGCATGACGTCCGGGTGAACATCGTTCGGAGAACTTCTACACCGCTGGCGGGTTTCGTGCCCACCGTTCACTCTGAGCACCTCGCCGACCGCCTTCGCGGCTCGGAACGGATTCGGGGGGATCTCGCGATGAGTGAACAACTGGAGCAGTGGATCGCGATCCTGAGTCTCGCGATCCCCGTGGCGGCGTTCCTGTGGGAGTTCGCCGTCGTCGGCCGCAAACGGCTCGGCTACCGGGTGCAGATGGACACCCTGGCCGCCGACGCGGCCGGCAAGCCGTACGCGGACGTCCTGGGGGCCATGAAGCAGGACGGCCGCCGGCTCAGGGACCCCTCGTTCGTCCTGCTGCGCATCGAGAACGCCGGATCGACCAAGATCATCCCCGAGGACTACCTGGCCGACCCCGCCGACCCCTACGGCATCAAGGTCACCTTCCGGGACCGCCGGGTCGCGGCCGTGGTCCTCACCGACCCGAGCGAACAGGAGGTGCCCGACTTCTTCTTCGAGGAGGTGGAGGAGAACGGCACCATCCGCACCGTCGCCAAGCCCGGCTTCCGGCGGAGCAACAACGAAGCGGACCGCACCGGGATCGTGCGGCTGCCGAAGGTGATGCTCTCCCGGGGCGCCGAGTACAAGGTGCTCATCGTGCTGGAACGCTGGCCCGACGACACCAGCACCGGCGAGTTCCCGGAGCCGGTCGTCAGCGGCCTCGGCGGGCAAGGCCGCTGGTACGACACGGTGCTGAAGTTCTTCCGGCTGAAGGCGACCAAGACCGAGAGCCACGTCTTCGCCTCCCGGCCCGCCTGGTGGGTCATCTGGATCCTGGTCGCGGGCGTGGGCGTCCAGGCGTGCTTCACGCTCTTCCTGCCCGACGAGCAGCGACCCCCGATGGACTGCGCCCAGGACACCACCCTTCACATCCACGGCTCCACGGCCTTCAAGAAGGCCGCACAGGCCGCCGCCGACGACTACGTCAAACGCTGCGAGGGGGCCGGTGTGAGCATCCCGAAGGGCGTTTTCAACGGCAGCGGCAGCGGTCTCGCAGAGCTGGACCGGGTCGGCAAGAAGGACGAAGTCAAGGTCGGTGAGGGCCTCGGTGACCACATCGCCTTCAGCGACGGTCTCGCCCCCGACGGCTACCCCCGACTGGTTCCCAGACCCGTCGCCCTGTCCGTGTTCGCCCTCGTCGTCAACAGGAAAGCGGGTGTGGAGAACCTGAGCCTGGCTCAGATCCGTGAGATCTTCG
It includes:
- a CDS encoding substrate-binding domain-containing protein; translation: MSEQLEQWIAILSLAIPVAAFLWEFAVVGRKRLGYRVQMDTLAADAAGKPYADVLGAMKQDGRRLRDPSFVLLRIENAGSTKIIPEDYLADPADPYGIKVTFRDRRVAAVVLTDPSEQEVPDFFFEEVEENGTIRTVAKPGFRRSNNEADRTGIVRLPKVMLSRGAEYKVLIVLERWPDDTSTGEFPEPVVSGLGGQGRWYDTVLKFFRLKATKTESHVFASRPAWWVIWILVAGVGVQACFTLFLPDEQRPPMDCAQDTTLHIHGSTAFKKAAQAAADDYVKRCEGAGVSIPKGVFNGSGSGLAELDRVGKKDEVKVGEGLGDHIAFSDGLAPDGYPRLVPRPVALSVFALVVNRKAGVENLSLAQIREIFAGRVKNWRQVGGADEPVHLINREPDSGTRSALVAKLLNGRQPPQFTEPHCASLKTDRYGNCEVGETSVVLEQVASRPGAIGYSEATEVDGSKHADELVKLRIDGRKPTAEGVEDANYPYWQTEFAYTYGEPPAGSIAASFLNYLTQQTGRDILRQHGHALCSETKNPGECQPV